The following coding sequences are from one Hippopotamus amphibius kiboko isolate mHipAmp2 chromosome 9, mHipAmp2.hap2, whole genome shotgun sequence window:
- the LOC130860745 gene encoding LOW QUALITY PROTEIN: mas-related G-protein coupled receptor member X2-like (The sequence of the model RefSeq protein was modified relative to this genomic sequence to represent the inferred CDS: substituted 1 base at 1 genomic stop codon), translating into MAQDRGTSRGFLSLDATTPAWETELTPMNQSGQALPPTFDATSLTLLLLLLVTALGGLAGNAAVLWLLGFRLRRNVSVYILNLAGADFVLLCXHIGGSLNELITCGRSSPSSSSSFFTVLLIFVYLAGLSFLSAISTERCLSVLCPIWYRCHRPKHLSAIVCALLWAPSLLLSILNGKYCGLLLTDFNLVWCRVLDSIAAGWLMFSFALLTGSSLALMVRIFCRSQRIQVTRLYVTLVLTVLVFLLCGLPLGIHWFLLIWMQKDLFVFPYNYWLVVWGLSCVNSCANPIVYFFVGSFRQRQPKRRGRQTLKVVLQKALEDTSEVDESEGTLPQETRGLWASSLVS; encoded by the exons ATGGCGCAGGATAG GGGCACCAGCAGAGGGTTTCTGAGCTTGGATGCAACCACCCCAGCCTGGGAGACCGAACTCACACCAATGAATCAAAGTGGCCAGGCCCTCCCTCCAACTTTCGACGCGACGAGCCTgaccctgctcctgctcctgctggTCACTGCCCTGGGAGGACTGGCGGGAAACGCGGCTGTGCTCTGGCTCCTGGGCTTCCGCCTGCGCAGGAACGTCTCCGTCTACATCCTCAACCTGGCGGGAGCTGACTTCGTCCTCCTCTGCTGACACATTGGAGGTTCCCTGAACGAGCTCATCACCTGCGGCCggtccagccccagctccagctccagctttTTCACCGTGTTGCTGATCTTTGTTTACCTCGCGGGCCTGAGCTTTCTCAGCGCCATTAGCACCGAGCGCTGCCTGTCTGTCCTGTGCCCCATCTGGTACCGCTGCCACCGCCCCAAACACTTATCGGCTATCGTGTGTGCCCTGCTCTGGGCCCCGTCCCTGCTCCTGAGCATCCTGAATGGGAAGTACTGTGGCCTCCTGTTAACGGATTTTAACCTTGTTTGGTGCCGGGTGCTGGATTCCATCGCTGCCGGGTGGCTGATGTTCTCATTTGCGCTCCTCACTGGGTCCAGCCTGGCCCTGATGGTCAGGATCTTCTGCAGGTCCCAGCGGATTCAGGTGACCCGGCTGTATGTGACGCTGGTGCTCACAGTGCTGGTCTTCCTCCTCTGCGGCCTGCCCCTCGGCATCCACTGGTTCCTCTTAATCTGGATGCAGAAAGATTTGTTTGTGTTCCCCTATAATTACTGGCTGGTGGTTTGGGGCCTGTCCTGTGTCAACAGCTGTGCCAACCCCATCGTTTACTTCTTCGTTGGCTCCTTTAGGCAGAGGCAGCCAAAGAGGCGAGGACGGCAGACCCTCAAGGTGGTTCTCCAGAAGGCGCTGGAGGACACGTCAGAAGTGGATGAAAGTGAAGGTACCCTTCCTCAGGAAACCCGGGGGCTGTGGGCAAGCAGTCTGGTGTCCTGA